Proteins found in one Brachypodium distachyon strain Bd21 chromosome 5, Brachypodium_distachyon_v3.0, whole genome shotgun sequence genomic segment:
- the LOC100828248 gene encoding vacuolar iron transporter homolog 5: MAVNDATNNNKMVVSDAENPPTAAMAAMNKCDGGGMEVDESDLAGRANWLRAAVLGANDGLVSTASLMLGVSAVKHDVRAMVVSGFAGLLAGACSMAIGEYVSVCSQRDVELAQQAQLARDGGKEGGEDQEAQALPSPAQAAAASALAFSVGALLPLLAAGFIVGYKLRVAVVVAVAALALAGFGYVGAVLGRAPVAKSCARVVAGGLAAMAVTFGLMRLFRATGI; encoded by the coding sequence ATGGCCGTGAACGACgccaccaacaacaacaagatgGTCGTCTCCGACGCCGAGAACCCCCCAACGGCGGCGATGGCAGCGATGAACAAGTGCGACGGAGGCGGCATGGAAGTCGACGAGTCGGACCTGGCGGGGCGGGCCAACTggctgcgggcggcggtgctgggcgCCAACGACGGGCTAGTCTCCACGGCGTCGCTGATGCTGGGCGTGAGCGCCGTGAAGCACGACGTGAGGGCCATGGTGGTCTCCGGCTTCGCGGGCCTGCTGGCGGGGGCCTGCAGCATGGCTATCGGGGAGTACGTCTCGGTCTGCTCGCAGCGGGACGTCGAGCTGGCCCAGCAGGCCCAGCTGGCCCGCGACGGCGGCAAGGAAGGCGGCGAGGACCAGGAGGCCCAGGCCCTTCCCAGCCCGGCCcaggccgcggccgcctcggCCCTGGCCTTCTCCGTCGGCgccctgctgccgctgctcgctGCCGGGTTCATCGTGGGCTACAAGCTGCGGGTGGCCGTCGTGGTCGCCGTGGCGGCCCTGGCGCTGGCGGGGTTCGGGTATGTCGGGGCCGTGCTGGGCCGGGCCCCCGTCGCCAAGTCCTGCGCCAGGGTCGTCGCCGGTGGgctcgccgccatggccgtcaCCTTTGGGCTCATGAGGCTCTTCCGGGCCACCGGCATCTGA
- the LOC100837956 gene encoding soluble inorganic pyrophosphatase, with product MSEEDSTSAAQEPRRPTPKLNERILSSLSRRSVAAHPWHDLEIGPGAPAVFNVVVEITKGSKVKYELDKKTGLIKVDRILYSSVVYPHNYGFVPRTLCEDNDPMDVLVLMQEPVVPGSFLRARAIGLMPMIDQGEKDDKIIAVCADDPEYRHYNDISELSPHRLQEIKRFFEDYKKNENKEVAVDAFLPATDAREAIQHSMDLYAQYILQSLRQ from the exons ATGAGTGAGGAGGATTCGACGAGCGCCGCCCAGGAGCCGAGGCGCCCCACACCTAAGCTCAATGAGAGGATCCTGTCGTCTCTGTCCAGGAGATCCGTTGCTGCGCATCCATGGCATGACCTTGAGATTG GCCCTGGGGCTCCCGCTGTGTTCAATGTT GTTGTTGAGATCACAAAGGGAAGCAAAGTAAAATATGAGCTTGACAAGAAAACTGGACTGATTAAG GTTGACAGAATTCTGTACTCATCAGTTGTATATCCTCATAACTATGGTTTCGTTCCAAGGACGCTTTGTGAAGACAACGATCCAATGGATGTCTTGGTCCTGATGCAG GAACCTGTTGTTCCTGGTTCTTTCCTCCGCGCTAGAGCAATTGGCCTTATGCCCATGATTGACCAG GGTGAAAAGGATGACAAGATCATAGCAGTCTGTGCCGACGATCCTGAATACCGTCACTACAATGACATCAGCGAGCTGTCTCCTCACCGCCTCCAAGAGATCAAAcgcttcttcgaagact ACAAGAAGAATGAGAACAAAGAGGTGGCCGTTGATGCATTCTTACCTGCAACTGATGCCCGTGAGGCCATTCAACATTCGAT GGACCTGTACGCGCAATACATCCTGCAAAGCTTGAGGCAGTAG
- the LOC100838554 gene encoding uncharacterized protein LOC100838554 has product MEQQQRLVPTRMAAQQQQPASSYIGIDGGGGGGGGTVDVVARDAAAQALGGVVQLHFDKTVEKKRAADLQKQELWRLFLGFFVFLAVLFLAVSSSPPARLQCRHLWAPAGLLSLAHLAFYAAVAHHLRCLNGFRYQRRCHKLTLALAAERLRKLKAAGEVVAAADVEVPYQEPHGSYLAKFRRSWAIHFAFLIATFAFSVAAAVAILCF; this is encoded by the exons atggagcagcagcagcggctggTGCCGACGAGGATGGCGGCGCAACAGCAACAGCCGGCGTCCTCCTACATCGGgatcgatggcggcggcggagggggagggggaacGGTGGACGTGGTGGCgcgcgacgcggcggcgcaggcgctgGGCGGGGTGGTGCAGCTGCACTTCGACAAGACGGTCGAGAAGAAGCGGGCGGCGGACTTGCAGAAGCAGGAGCTGTGGCGGCTCTTCCTGggcttcttcgtcttcctcgccgtcctcttcctggccgtctcctcctccccgcccgcccgcctccaGTGCCGCCACCTCTGGGCccccgccggcctcctctccctcgcccACCTCGCCTTCTACGCCGCCGTTGCCCACCACCTCCGCTGCCTCAACGGCTTCCG GTACCAGAGGAGGTGTCACAAGCTGAcgctggcgctggcggcggagcggcTGAGGAAGCTGAaggcggcgggggaggtggtggcggcggcggacgtggAGGTGCCGTACCAGGAGCCGCACGGGAGCTACCTCGCCAAGTTCAGGCGCAGCTGGGCCATCCACTTCGCCTTCCTCATCGCCACTTTCGCCTTCTCCGTCGCAGCAGCCGTCGCAATCCTCTGCTTCTAA
- the LOC100838256 gene encoding uncharacterized protein LOC100838256, producing the protein MHAASWGKSLPGLRGHLCAAAAASFHSTPVSTAKWKSKWDCKHEHGERKLSKKYERYVVRQKRAEGKKALKDYLLYGKSTPHIQDGSIGSFANSHDTPRFKTFRKRPQDHSSTKSRQGVHNQRKNKKDKAKFYNFFYETQYVNPENIFETIFGDHHGFTWSHISWEGFHFRDSSSGFRRTSESRRGRVASESEDESDDDTSETAGLGSHAHRVTLGLPPCGPLTLEDVKTAFRASALRWHPDKHPGSSQAVAEEKFKLCVNAYNSLSAVLKAA; encoded by the exons ATGCACGCCGCGTCATGGGGCAAGAGCCTCCCGGGCCTGCGGGGCCacctctgcgccgccgccgcggcgtcgtTCCACTCCACGCCCGTCTCGACCGCCAAATGGAAGTCCAAGTGGGATTGCAAG CATGAACATGGAGAGCGGAAGCTATCCAAG AAATACGAGAGATACGTTGTTCGTCAAAAACGAGCAGAAGGAAAGAAGGCCCTGAAAGATTACCTTCTCTATGGGAAGTCAACACCTCATATACAG GATGGGAGTATTGGCAGCTTTGCTAATTCGCATGATACTCCACGATTTAAAACCTTCAGAAAAAGACCTCAGGATCACAGTTCAACAAAGTCCCGACAAGGAGTACACAATCAAAGAAAGA ACAAAAAGGACAAGGCGAAGTTCTACAACTTTTTCTACGAGACCCAATACGTGAATCCTGAAAATATTTTCGAAACCATCTTTGGTGATCATCACGGATTTACTTGGTCCCATATATCATGGGAGGGTTTTCACTTCAGAGATTCATCGTCTGGATTTAGACGGACCAGTGAATCACGAAGAGGAAGAGTTGCAAGCGAGAGCGAAGACGAAAGCGACGATGACACAAGCGAGACAGCTGGTCTTGGTTCACATGCGCATAGGGTCACCCTTGGATTACCACCATGTGGTCCACTAACTCTAGAAGATGTCAAAACAGC TTTCCGGGCATCAGCTCTGAGGTGGCACCCTGACAAGCACCCGGGCTCTTCACAG GCCGTTGCTGAGGAGAAGTTTAAGCTCTGCGTCAATGCATACAACTCTCTCAGCGCCGTCCTCAAGGCCGCTTAA
- the LOC100828550 gene encoding WAT1-related protein At1g25270, producing the protein MGPGVNVGGFEEAMKPVAGMVLVQLVFAGVNIFYKLAVCDGMDMRVLIAYRYLFASAVLCPLAFFVERKKRTKLTWRVLLLSFVCGLCGGSLAQNLYISGMKLTSATFASAMTNLIPAITFILAVLFRYERLGIRTISGQAKLSGTLLGVSGAMLLTFYKGADVTPWHPTINLIAQITSAHSHEISAVHPAIESTNRLMGSLLCTGSCFFYALWLILQAKLSREYPFHYSSTALMCAMTALQSLAFALCFDTDFSSHQWRLELYSIRFLAVVYTGVLASGVMLVVLSWCVKRRGPLFASVFNPMMLVVVAVLSSLLLGEKLHLGSVLGAVLIVMGLYAVLWGKGKEAKAAAGGEAAGNNNKVVAGGTELPHIDVVVHRHAPETTMPNSQQQQQQEDGDRMAAAVR; encoded by the exons ATGGGGCCGGGCGTTAACGTTGGGGGTTTTGAGGAGGCGATGAAGCCGGTGGCGGGGATGGTGTTGGTGCAGCTGGTGTTCGCCGGGGTGAACATCTTCTACAAGCTGGCCGTGTGCGACGGCATGGACATGAGAGTCCTCATCGCCTACCGCTACCTCTTCGCATCCGCCGTCCTCTGCCCGCTCGCCTTCTTCGTCGAGAG GAAGAAGCGAACGAAGCTGACGTGGCGAGTGCTGCTGCTCTCCTTCGTCTGCGGTCTCTGCGG GGGCTCGCTGGCGCAGAACCTGTACATCTCAGGCATGAAGCTAACCTCAGCGACCTTCGCCTCCGCCATGACCAACCTCATCCCAGCAATCACCTTCATCCTGGCCGTCCTCTTCCGCTACGAGCGCCTCGGCATCCGCACCATCTCCGGCCAGGCCAAGCTCTCGGGAACCCTCCTCGGCGTGTCCGGCGCCATGCTGCTCACCTTCTACAAGGGCGCCGACGTCACCCCCTGGCACCCCACCATCAACCTCATCGCCCAGATCACCTCCGCCCACAGCCATGAGATCTCAGCCGTCCATCCGGCGATCGAGTCGACGAACCGCCTCATGGGGTCCCTGCTGTGCACGGGGAGCTGCTTCTTCTACGCGCTGTGGCTCATCCTGCAGGCCAAGCTCAGCCGGGAGTACCCGTTCCACTACTCCTCCACGGCGCTCATGTGCGCCATGACCGCGCTCCAGTCGCTCGCCTTCGCTCTCTGCTTCGACACCGACTTCTCCAGCCATCAATGGAGGCTGGAGCTCTACAGCATCAGGTTCCTGGCCGTGGTGTACACGGGGGTGCTGGCGTCCGGGGTGATGCTGGTGGTGCTCTCCTGGTGCGTCAAGCGGCGGGGGCCGTTGTTCGCGTCGGTGTTCAACCCGATGatgctcgtcgtcgtcgccgtgctCAGCTCGCTGCTGCTCGGGGAGAAGCTGCATTTGGGGAGCGTGTTGGGGGCGGTCTTGATTGTCATGGGGCTCTATGCCGTGCTGTGGGGGAAAGGGAAGGAGGCCAAGGCGGCTGCCGGtggcgaggcggcggggaATAATAATAAGGTGGTTGCTGGTGGTACTGAGCTGCCGCACATTGATGTCGTCGTGCACCGCCATGCTCCGGAGACGACGATGCCGAATTctcaacaacagcagcagcaggaagaTGGTGAtaggatggcggcggcggtgaggtgA